Part of the Arachis hypogaea cultivar Tifrunner chromosome 6, arahy.Tifrunner.gnm2.J5K5, whole genome shotgun sequence genome, caaataatgatatatagtatatacataatTTGCAAATCATATTAATTAAGGTTAATATACAATAAAAGAAAgacataattatttattaaaatgattGATAATTAGTAGAATTTTAATCACTAAATGTCcatttcatataattttaaaaaaatattttcttaaaatattacgAGAAGTGAGAAATATGCATACTTGCATCAAAATGCGCCAATTTAGCATTTGTGGTGCCAGAATCACTACAAAAGGCGCTAATTTgcgggagttttttttttttttgttctgcgGGGGTTTTTAACTCCCGCAAGTTGCGTAACGGCGGTTTAGTAAAATGACGCAGTTAGGTGTCCTACAATAAGTTATGGGAGTTTTTTTGGAACCCACGCTATTTTGAACTCAGAGTTGCGGTGGTTTTTTGCCCTCCGCTGTTTGCGGCAGTTTCAACTAAATTGCATCAGTTTCTAAAGACCTCCAATGGTTCTATGTTACAGCAGTTTTGATTCAGgttgtgggggttttaaacccCCGCAAATGTATTATACTTAAaacaactttttattttgttggAGTTGTGAACTCCCGCAATTTATAATGTAACGCCAAAATAAGATTTACTATGATATATatagttttttcttattttataaaatattaattagaatgcaaaatttaataaaagtaaaattcttTAAAGTATAAATCTAAAATATAAcccattaaaataaataataagttttttatattataataaaatacataatatctGAATCCTCACTGTCTTTATATGTCTAATCCTTAATATTAAACAagctaaaataatataaactCATAACTTCCACTAATAAGTTCACTACTTGAATAAGTTTGTTTAGTAAAAAAATGCAACATAATACCCTAACAAATGTGCAACAATAAACAACTAATCAATCTTTAAAACAATACTAAACAATGTCTTCACGATTTTCATTGCTTCCGTCTGATGATGTTCTTCCTTTGTCGGTGTAATAATTTTGTTCTCAACATCATTagcctaaaataaattaaaaacagaaatatCAACATAAAAATTGTCACATCTATGACACTATAACgacaattcaaataaaaaataatttaaaaaggcaTTAACATTTCCTTGTGTCAAAAACTTGAACAACAAATTAGTAAGAGTAGAATGTAAGGTTAGAATATACGAGACTAATACCATGCTAGAACATTAGCATAATATAACAGTTATCATTTatcataatttcaaaattattagtgCAACATAAAATCGACAAGAGAAGGCAATTTACCTGAGCTCCATGGTCAAATATACTAGTAAGTTCAACAGGAATTCTTCCTTCTTTAGCAAGAAAATAAGCCTTGAATGTAGTCAATGTCCCATCAAATTTAGACTCCAAACGTTTAAAATCAGCTTGGAAGTAATTGGCAGTAGATGACATTGAAGTTGAAGAATTAGCTAACTGGCTAGGATGATTGGCATTTCTGAAAGTATTAGTAGGTGTTGCTCCCATTCCCATGCATCGCACCCTACCAGAATGCTCCTCTCTAAACACTTTGCCAATAGCATCATTTGTGGATGGTCCagattcatttttctcattttgagCAATAAGTACTTCAATTTGTTTCTACAGTTGagatttaaataacaaaaatttaataaaataacattaaggTTTGGCAGTTTTTGAAGTTACACTTTTTACTAAAATAGACCAAAAAGTACAACTTACCGCTATATTTCTTGCTTCATCAGTCACAAACGACCCATCTTTTTTCTTATGAGTTTCTATGTACATTTTTCCACAGCTAATTTTTCATCCAGTTTCTAAAAACTATACAAAATAGGATTAGTAGTACATGATAATACGGCTAATTTTTTGTCCAATTTCTAAAAACTATGCAAAATATGATTAGTAGTACATGTAACTAAGCTTTTGTTATTAATTAGTAGTACATGATAATATGATTCATAccattaataacaataattgtGAGTGGTTGTGGCATATAGATGACAAGGTATTCTATGGAGCTTTTAAGAAGAGTTCTATTATATGAACTTGTCAAAATAATCTAAAACTGActatctctattttttttatattcataatttAACCATCTAGATTTTCTTATTGTATTTACGAATTTAGCACTTAATTTTTTCTAATCAATTCCCACAAATCAAATCTGCAATACCGAATTCTACCTCAGGTCACAAAAAAATTCATCTGTTGGTATAAGAAtagtaagaaaaataatttcTACTAGTCTAAAACATCATGATAGGTCTAGaggaggaaaaaagaaaaaaaaaggtaatttataaaaattgaaaactttaaatttttcaaGATTAGATTTACTTCAAATTTTCTCACCAGATTTTATTAATTGGAAACTGAAGAAGGTCCAAGTTAATGAAACATGAAGCATTCTCTGTTTCAAATGAGTTTGGAATCGCTAAATATCATTTCACCTTTTAACAAGCTAAATATCAAGTTCGGAAAATTCAATAACACCTAACAAATTAATACGCTCAATTATATGCTATCAAATTGTTACCTTTGCATAGAAGTACAATTGCAACTATCAACGCGAATAGCAGCAGCAATAGAACGCGAACAACAGTAGCAACACGAACCCGAACCTGAACACGAATGCGAACAGAAGTAGCAACACGAAACTAATCAGTACAATATCAAGAGTCATGTGTAAGAACCGAGACTAATTAAT contains:
- the LOC112754235 gene encoding uncharacterized protein — its product is MYIETHKKKDGSFVTDEARNIAKQIEVLIAQNEKNESGPSTNDAIGKVFREEHSGRVRCMGMGATPTNTFRNANHPSQLANSSTSMSSTANYFQADFKRLESKFDGTLTTFKAYFLAKEGRIPVELTSIFDHGAQANDVENKIITPTKEEHHQTEAMKIVKTLFSIVLKID